A window of Danaus plexippus chromosome 26, MEX_DaPlex, whole genome shotgun sequence genomic DNA:
TGCGGAAATCTTTCTAGGAACAAGGGTAATAGCGCTCCGAGTACGTTGTGGGTAGCGATGACGTCACCGGCACAGTACTTCATGAGGTCTTGGAAGTTGTTCTGGACATCCTCTAGGCAGCCCTCTACGAATACATCTCGAGTCTGCTTGTCTATGGCCACACCGCAGTATAATCTATGCACctggaatattatattttttttgtacgtatgtttattgcagcattaaaaatattgtagagattctatatcttaaaatattatataaaaaataaattaaagatacaATGTTTTCggatgtatatgtatgtataaaaatttcatagtagtaaaaaaattattggatTGGCTCTAAAAGGTATCAGAAATCACACAAACGAACCATTAGAACTTAGTGAaactaaattttcattttcaataaataatttacttaatgagaatatttttttttctggctTCCAATATTCCGTAATAGATAGTCATGGTATGAGGtcgaaattaacaaatattttgtccaAGTTAATAATACACACAACCATTAACGATATTGCaacaatatatagaaaaaggtaacaaaaataaataagtgaaacttaatataataaagccaCAATTTTATGagtgaaattatttcatcATAGCTAATAAACCTATCTGAAatctattatttgttttaaatatcaccAAAAgagattttatcaaaatctaaaaaaataaacacaccATGTATAAACGTGTATACCAAAAAGtttgattataaatgaatatatataattaatttacatcagAGAGTCCATTGAGGGAGCTGACTTCTCTCCATTCGTCATCATGAGGATGAGGTTCTTTGTTTTTGTCTTTGAGAACTGTTCGCTGATAGCTGGTTACTCCTGACACACATATGTGCATTGACATTGTGTCCATGAAACGTACAcctggaaaaaaatatgtatatatatatgtatgtataatatataagtatgtcaCAACAATTCATATGTAGTACAAACAAGAAGTAGAACATTTCAATGGTTggattattattcttaaaaatatatgagacaATCCTACtttcattttactttaacAGTAATTACTTCTcaatactatttgtatattaaaaaaatttaaaattttcgaatGATCACATTTGTCTGCAAATCATTGGCAAGATTTGTTTCAGGTGTTTAgacagaaattaaaaagaaattgttaatataatactaaagTTGGTATTGTGTGTATACAGCGCCTAAAAATTAGtaactttaagaaaaaattcttataataaggGAAATTCAAATATGGAAACAAAAAATCCCCTCGGAttaactacgcgtgatttattttataaaaaatccccTCGTTTAAAATGTCCATAAAAGTGTTTTCGgcgaagattttttttatagctatATAAATCTGATTACATGTCAATtatagagatttatttttaggcaTTTGTCATTAATACTGAGTATgtgttacatacatttcttgtCCCATAAAGTTAAATGTGcaagtacattttaaatagcattatttctttttttgtattgtattgtcaGATCTATCTTAGGATATTTATATCGTTTGCGTTAGAAACAAGTTGACGTGAATACAGACTATTGTGATTGTCATTGTAAGACTTAGTTTTATTGACATGTGTTTACTTATTCTGTCATGCAGTCTATCTATGCATTGTTTTAGTCCATCACTTAAGTGAAGACTATAAAAATgcatacatttattacttacCAGTCTTGTTCAACCAATATTGTTCTTTAATTTTGGACCTGTCATATGATACATTGTGACCAACCACTATCCTCGGTCTGGTTATATCACCTACTGGTTCAAAACCATCGGTTTCTAAAGGTATCAGGTCTTCGTACCTCACAGAGTTGTGATGTTCATGTTTGTTATCATTTGCCAGAGGTTCACTGACCCAGCCATACCTGCGAACACAGTACATGATGAACTCAttattggtcgccagcattgccaAAATtgtatctcaatgcgttccaaatgactctcccagattagagtaatttaataagacggggtaaaggtaccgaaaaaacttacTATATccgtgggaaggcagttggaactgctaatcTGCTGCtatctttcggtagccagagcgcaaagggaaataaccacaaacgagcgttCAATAGgctttgtgagagaaggcactagggctataaaatcaaacgtcaagccattgtgataatagagcttacgtttcttgggaaaccaacatccccaaagactaTGCCATcattgtcaataaatattacgagttcactaacgaactcactcgaaacaggttcgtcgtggatttgtatgCGGTAGAGGAgtttggacggtggaggttaGCGTTTAATGCTCGtaagataggggccccttaaacctaaacctgggtcgcaagtcccaggcgctgttgaagctcctctccctgcaacgtaatggacccggcacccgcacggtgaatccattgaatgctaagaggtttcgtctcttataGAATCATATATATGAAGCAGATTATATACTATTGAAATTTACATATTGGTATTTagcatacacatatatacatatttataaattgcgATTTATATATGCGACCTCATGTTACATATatcttttcaaatacaatattttaaaaattcaattcacatattaaaaaaacacctAAATTGTCTTGTAACTTTGTTACCAGTCctgtttatttgattttctcAATATAAAAGTAGCATCTATCCATTTTCTAATGACAGTCTCGTCAAATCTATGCAATACttcaataaacagaaaaacagACAAGTAGACAGCAAATGTTAATATGGTGATTGGGATCTTTTTTATGTtgataactatttaataagcaattgacaaaaaaattacaattaaaaaactaatgcATGGAAAATTCAAatctaaaatatgtaaaacaaacactcacataaaaaatcataatttctgAGAGTAATTCTAATTCTAATTTCAATCATAATTTCTAAGGGAACAATACTATTGTAGATATTTCTTAGAATACATATAGAATATACCAAGCTTCAGAAGACACAGCACAGGCCAGTGTCGGTCTTTTCCCAGCAGTCATCAGAACTTCCACATCAAGTATCAAAGCATCATCTTGAGGACAGGCTACAGGTTCAGAGCCTTGATCAGTATACTTTGTCCAACCTTGTTTTTTGAGCCATTtctgaatttaaaatcatagcAAATGATAGATTACTAcaataatctataattttgttttacacaaaaatcaaCCAACGAAAAAGGTTTATATTCTCTTGTATACTattctttttcttataaacattTCCTGTTTCctgactattttttttttatcatatttcaaTGAGTAATAaaagaagtaaatatattaaaactaaaatttaagcTATGAAATTGATACCTTTGGTAATTTAGGTAAGTTGTTTGTTGATAGTTTTTGTAACAGGGTTCTGTATGGGGCACACTGTGTCTctccaatattaaaaaaatgttcctcAATATCCTTTCCTTGTAACTTTGGTAATTTAAGTTGTACATCTGGTAAGTATGTACTCGTTTTGATATCTATGCCATGCTTTTCTAAATGGTTTAGGCAACTgcaaacattatttacttaaaataattatttgccaTTTACAAAAcgactattataaataaggagGCAAATAGGGTATAAGCTttacatcattttattttgctagtatttatagaataaaaatagtataacaTAACTTAAGAATATTCTTGAAAGTGAGAAATAGTTGATATAAGCTCATGTAACACTATAGttttgagaaatttaaaaacaactatCAATTTACacaatcaaaaaaaattataaaactaccttTTAATCAAACCAGCATCTAAAGTGGGTTGCGGAGTCCGAAAGAGCTggtcgtaaatattttttgatatcattTGTATATTCACATCATTGACTCTGAATTCTTTAGGATCATTTTCAGGATGAATTTCGACAGGTGTTTCGAGGTTATCAATATCTTTTTCAGGTTTATTCTGTCTTATTATCACGGATTCACTTGATGGCAATATATCATTGCTGTAACCCCGACGATAAATGTGGCACAGTTTTTTAATGTTCCTCATATTTCTTACGGTGCATTAGATAACTGTTAAATAAGTGCAACTGATGTTTGGTACCTAATGAGTAATGATCCCGCGAATTAGTTTGaaaatttgtaaacaaataattacagaCATTGACAGATGTCATGAAACTTGTGTAGTACTGAAtatctacataaaaaaatcatagcaAGGGTAAACATAATGAgctctaagactttcgcgagatttattcatttaaatgaagctaatatatttcatatatactgcctgcccgtgatcactgttgctgaaaagtaaccgaaacgtcgggattatgtagttttaaaataataaaatccgcgtagtatatccgaaatatatcagtttcatttaaagggCAAACATATAGCTAAATATTCAAGCGCAGATGGTGTTAAACATATGGTTTGAATTGCaatagatgtttttattttatgtgtctTATTATATCCATTCTGTACAGAAAGCAAAAGCCACTTATATACAttcataactatattttaaatgttttatagttgGCCTTTAGGTCGTTAGCTAGTTCAAATAacccttttttaaatttttaaattttaatatacattatatttcaagcatttataacaattactaATGAggaaaaagttaataaaaataaaataaatagtaagaCTTTATTAGTGTCAAACAACCTTAACAATAATACTTCAAAAATACAActacattaaaattgaatatatataataattacgatTACATACTAGTGCAACTTATATGTTAAAGGAATGTAACAAAGAAATGGCTGTGATTTAATTAGTCCTTAATTGATAGTCTCCGTTCTGAGTGATATATCTGACCCATGGCAGAGCTTGATAGCCACTTTTTTCAATGATTTTAAGATATCTAACTTGTATCCCGGAAGTGGTGAAGTATGGAATCTCAAATTTGACTTGAATAGGTGGTTTCCCATCTGTATCCTCGCACTCCACCGAAGGCAAACCAAAGTGAGCCCGCATCAAGTACTCTTTGCCGCCAGGGAAAGATTTTATAGACCAGGTTATGGCATTCTGTTCAGGTGTATATTTCACACTGCCAATTGTGGTTTTAAATTTAGGAGAATCAGCATCGGCTGGTACTGGTATGATTATCTCAACATTATTAGCAGTTGAACGTCTCTTGAATTGTGATTTAGCTTTGATCATGTATTCAACCCGGGAGTGGGCATGTCGTTCAATAACTGATTCAATCCAAATCAGAGGCTTAACATGAGTGTTTAATCTATATGACATGAGTTCGAATTCACCATCTGGTGGGATAAAAGATATAGTTCTGTCATTTTCAAATCTCGACAATCTAACACAttgatgaaattttacatCTTCCAATTCTACAGACTTAGATTTCCCTCTGCCTGTGCTCTCGAAAAGCACTTTATCATTTAATCCTAATCTTAGTTCAGGCATCCCTGATAAGTAGACCCTCATTTTGATTGCCCCTACAATCTCACTTCTCAAAACATTTCCATTGGAGTTAGCTAATAGATTAACTGACTCTATCACATCTAGGAATACTTCGTTTTTCCTGTATTTAATGCCTTCCGACCTCCACGAAACAGCATTGGTTACTGCCATTGGTATTCGTGGTTGCATTTCAAGTTTGTGACCCTCCTGGGTTATATATTCTTGTAGTATCTTGCTATCAGTGGTCTGTGGGTAACCAAAATCAAGTAACTCATCCATCAACTCATAgataacaacaaaattatctCTAATACTCTCTTCTTCTAATTCTTTGAAGTACTCAGTCATAACCTCTactattttgtaaagaaatacaaacacAAGGGCAATGTTGGCATTCTTCTTTGTTGTTGATACAATGTAAAGATTATTAGTCTTAATATAAGCGAAAGTACATTCGCTTGTTTGCAGCAATGGTGTTAACATCCCTTCTTCCTCCTTCTCCATTAGAAGCGGCATGAACTTGTCGATAACACCCATATCTACATCGCCTCGGTAATTTCTCGATATGAGAACTTTACCTTTAACGTCCAATATGTAAATCGCTGACGACGACATTTTGTTAACTGAAATATagttatcaatataatagtgtcgatatataataatgtacacTTGGTCGAATGCTGTcaaaaaaagacatttaaaaattcatagcAAACGAAAAAGTCTACCTACTTCAAATAAGCCGCATTACTATTtacacaaatttaattaatgaaattcctAAATTCCGTACTGAAAATTGGATTGGTGACGCAATTAAGAATTTCTGTATCACTAGTTTAAACAACTGGACTTGACAAGTGACATTGAAAGCAGTAATTCGATAAAAAAAGTTACGGCTTTCTTATTGTGAGTAGTAAGTGGGTAAGGACCCGCCAAGTATCTATATTCCAACAATGactaaaaaaaaggaatttcgAATTACAGTTCAGTATAAAGAGCCTTTTGTGTTCACTATttcttaattgtatttataagtaattatattaataaattaataaatataaaatacacaacagTCATgtacgaaattaattttaatataattcattataatataaaaataataaataagacagTAGATGCAAAAGTTTACAAACACGAAACCTTTGGTGGAAGGGGTATATTGTTATAGATACATCGTAgagaaaatgaaaaagtttttataaaattaagagaaCAAGGGAAATGTTTTTATCTTAACCTTatgcataaataaaatcgaCAAATAGAACAAATAGATCGTTTTATTGTATATCTACAAAAGATATAGACGAAGAATTCTCGATATTATCTAATGATGAGTATTCTTTTGAAATATCTGGTTTTATTTTCACCTtgaataatttcttttgtaaaataataaatctaaaaaaacaTAGTATACTTAAAGATAAGAcaagtataaatttaagaaatttaaataaagaagtaatGATAGACAGAAAGTATTGTATAAATtgcaatcaatattttattaaattggttAATCTGTGTATATTCAACATCCCTGTATATTAATTggaataatagttttatttcttgcAAACCtcttctaaaattaaattaaaaaaaaattctaaagcTATGGAAAACTTTGTCTTTGACCAGACAAGGGTTTGCGGTAGGACCTTTCAATGGGTGTTTCTTTtgctttgtttttgtttagttaACACAGGCATAAGTCATAACGACTTTTATCACACGAAATAAATTCAGAATGGTCAATTAtgctgttatttatattttctaattaagatattattttataaatggctTTAGAATTGTGATATTGTGAAGATAATGATAACGGAGCTCCAACAAAAACACAGGAACCCTTTAGTATTcctagatattttaattgatggaGAGAAAGGTTAGTAATAACGCCCAtatatgcaatatatattccaattctgatttaattaatgttgtatTATTCTGAGTGTACccttattttgtatacaatgaGATGTTTTTGTCgctcaaaattttaatgtttttcgtACAAAAACGATAAGTTCttcttaattaaagttaatgcCCCCttattttaagcaaattaAATATCCTAAACAATAATCTTCAAAACTTCTAGGAAAAAGGTATCTCCAACTGAGTTTGCTTTCaagtttaattatgtataccaagcttttcttaaaatttatcgtAAAGTCACTTGATTGTTTTGTTGTCATTGCAGCCGGGAGAATtgtgatagaattaagatatGATGTTGTGCCTAAAACTGCTGAGAATTTTCGTGCCTTATGCACAGGAGAAAAAGGGATTGGTATTCATGGAAAAGCACTACACTTCAAAGGAGTTAGATTTCACAaaggtattatatttatttataaaatcaacttATAAGTAAGCAAAAGTTCTGTAACCAAGAAAACTTCttgtttaaaatctttttcccCTAATTATTCATCTCATATGTAATCTATACTTATCACCTTATTGCCGTTTTGTTTTGTGTCTATGTCAGAAATCTGTGATAAAAATCATGCATTTTTCTGACCAGAACATCCCTTAACAaggcaaaaattttttttaatatattttaatttgttctcATGAGTTTCATTTATTCTTACAAAACCTTTAGTGTCCTTCTATTTGCTATTTGAGAATGGTACACAGATATTATTAAGCATTGTGtcacatttataattcaagATCAAATAATTAGttagaatacaaaaaaattttagaactgataatacaaaaatgtgtgtattttaatgacaagTACAAATTCTTCCGCATTTGtaactacaaatatattttaaagtaatttttttgtaagcaaTCATCATTAACTTATCTCGTGAGTTGCACTTTGATCTATATTGTGATTTGATTAACATAACTGCTGTACACATTAAATGCTTTTCTTGTTATACAATTATCTATTTCCTTGgaagtaaacattaaaattaataaactattctatgttgtatttctttacataaaaattgatattttttatctgttatgTCTGTTCTAtcaatttttatgttctttttttaaatgtaaatattttgtttcaaacatatatataagatatatatatatatatgtgtttatgtgaacaatcatttataattgtcATGTTggcattgtaataaaataatcagtcTCTTTTAATTTCTCATTGTTTTGagatgtttgttatttttttttttagaacaataaggttttttatattgtattaagaacactgatttattgattttttttaaagatcacgttttaaattatgaaactgATAATGGGactgttttcaaattataagtaattatttccATTACAACAATATCCAGAGATGATGTATGATGCTTTTATccctaaattaaaattgttatctgtatatattcgttcttcatatatatttgttatatcgtTAAGTTATTACTCaactaaagtaaattttaaaagagaaaatatctatttaaaatattactaatttttattttatatgattgcCATATAATTTCAGATAACATAATCTAGTAGgtttacaagttttttttttttattataataattaaactatcTTACTTGCTTTTGGTACAGCATCTATCAATCTATATCTGTTTCAGcattatgtatttctttttacattGGGGAAGGGATTTTTACTGCAGAACCGTAAATGGGTTACTCCCATTGACTTGATGGTGCTAATGAGtcgtttatgatttaaaaatgtagacatacaaaataaaatgttaaaaaaagctCTTAATACTAGTAATACATGAacatgtaaatgaaatttcatatatatttatttttttttcagcgaTCACACAATTCATGATCCAGGGTGGTGATATCATACATGGTAATGGTACCGGCGGTGAGAGCATCTACGGCCTGACCTTCGAAGATGAAAACTTCAAgcttattgtaatatattaggttttttttatacttttgtttGCACGCATATTTAAATGACTGTATggattctaataaaataatattataacaatattgagctaatattgtaaattctaaTGTTTGTGAGAGTGTATGTATGTTAAccttttatgaatttattaagaaaattaccaGTAAGAGCTTTTTCTGTATAAAGTCACTTGATATAGGCTATATGGCTCTGTCCGGTTATACATATCTGTTTGTTCAGCACCTTCTTTAATTTCAATCTGAACACAACAAAGAAATTTACGCTGACGAAGTCACGTGCAGAATTTAGTCCAAAAAATATACCGCGTTAATTCCatacaatttctttttgttgtAGCATGAAGCAGGTGTCCTCAGTATGGCGAATGCTGGGCCAAATACGAACGGATCACAATTTTGCATCACCAGTGTGCCTTGTCCACAACTAGATGGCACTAACGTAGTTTTTGGACGGGTGCTGGCTGGCCTGGGGATAGTTCAGGAGATACAGAGCCTGTCCAGTGACGATACGCCCTCGGTCGTGAGTAACATTCATATCAGTAGGGACCTTAATAATTGGTCCAGATGtaacttaattacaaaatgtataatataactttaattttaaatggtccatatatatatatatatataacatgaaattGCAGTATCAGTttgtagtatttaaattaaaaataaacaccaaATGGCATGAGTGACGTGCACACCATAGATGAAAATACCTTACCACCACTTACCTTATCCATACAACAACTTAACctacattgtttaattcttatttacatacttaatctacattacgaaatacaaaatatttatagacatttaaaatgacatttgattcacgatttattaaaagtgCCAAGTATCAAcgtaaaaactaacattttcaaCCGGCCACTGCTAGCTTCTAGCGCCGCTTCCCAGCTAGAGTTGTCAATTGACAATTGACAATTAACGCACTTTCTACGACATTTTAAACGATAAAAAGGATGCAGTGTTTGTCGGATACAACACATGCATGGGTTTTTTGCACTCACACATGCAAACATTGTCTTATACAACACGAGATTTGTAGATCATCCTTGAGTatttttgtatggaaaataagTACCGAGTAGTTGTGCATATCGCCACTCTAGCGCCGCTTCACAGCCAGAGCGGTCGTAGGCACAACTACTCTGTGCTTattatcaatacaaaaattCTCAAGG
This region includes:
- the LOC116774420 gene encoding AP-1 complex subunit mu-1, which encodes MSSSAIYILDVKGKVLISRNYRGDVDMGVIDKFMPLLMEKEEEGMLTPLLQTSECTFAYIKTNNLYIVSTTKKNANIALVFVFLYKIVEVMTEYFKELEEESIRDNFVVIYELMDELLDFGYPQTTDSKILQEYITQEGHKLEMQPRIPMAVTNAVSWRSEGIKYRKNEVFLDVIESVNLLANSNGNVLRSEIVGAIKMRVYLSGMPELRLGLNDKVLFESTGRGKSKSVELEDVKFHQCVRLSRFENDRTISFIPPDGEFELMSYRLNTHVKPLIWIESVIERHAHSRVEYMIKAKSQFKRRSTANNVEIIIPVPADADSPKFKTTIGSVKYTPEQNAITWSIKSFPGGKEYLMRAHFGLPSVECEDTDGKPPIQVKFEIPYFTTSGIQVRYLKIIEKSGYQALPWVRYITQNGDYQLRTN